One window from the genome of Vicinamibacterales bacterium encodes:
- a CDS encoding LytTR family DNA-binding domain-containing protein, translating into MDTLRIVIVDDEPLARALVREYAAADARLEVAAECANGFEAVKAVAELQPDLVLLDVQMPKLDGFEVLELLGRDQPVVFITAYDQYALRAFEVHAIDYLLKPFSAERFQEAIGRARERLRARTPADVEAIVREARPRAGYAERVLIRDGADVHVLPVDQIDYVEAQDDYVAYSSSGKQHLKDQTLAAVEASLDPARFVRVHRSFVLNVDRIARVELYAKDSRMAILRDGKRLPVSRAGYARLQQLL; encoded by the coding sequence ATGGACACGCTTCGCATCGTCATCGTCGACGACGAGCCGCTGGCGCGCGCGCTGGTGCGCGAGTACGCCGCCGCCGATGCGCGGCTCGAGGTGGCGGCCGAGTGCGCCAACGGCTTCGAGGCGGTGAAGGCGGTCGCCGAGCTGCAGCCCGACCTGGTGCTGCTCGACGTGCAGATGCCGAAGCTCGACGGCTTCGAAGTGCTCGAGCTGCTCGGGCGTGATCAGCCGGTCGTGTTCATCACCGCCTACGATCAGTACGCGCTGCGCGCCTTCGAGGTGCACGCGATCGACTACCTGCTGAAGCCGTTCAGCGCCGAGCGCTTCCAGGAGGCGATCGGGCGGGCGCGCGAACGGCTGCGCGCGCGCACGCCGGCCGACGTGGAGGCCATCGTGCGCGAGGCGCGGCCGCGCGCCGGCTACGCCGAGCGGGTCCTGATCCGCGACGGCGCCGACGTGCACGTCCTGCCGGTCGATCAGATCGACTACGTCGAGGCACAGGACGACTACGTGGCGTATTCGTCGTCAGGAAAGCAGCACCTGAAGGATCAGACGCTCGCGGCGGTCGAGGCGTCGCTCGATCCCGCGCGGTTCGTGCGCGTGCACCGGTCGTTCGTGCTGAATGTCGATCGGATCGCCCGGGTGGAGCTGTACGCCAAGGACAGCCGGATGGCGATTCTGCGCGACGGCAAGCGCCTGCCGGTGAGCCGGGCCGGCTACGCGCGCCTGCAGCAGTTGCTGTAG
- a CDS encoding ABC transporter permease has product MGGFWQDVRYAGRMMLKTRGLSAVAVATLALGIGANTAIFSVVNGILLRPLPYREPDRLVMVWQDLRARGGPATEWSGPSQQVDWKADTDVFENLASVQGWTASLGGGEMPESLQGEQTTYEYFDVLGVRPALGRVFRDTDDVRGAPRVVVLSHGLWRRRFGSDPAVVGRSVPINGESHEIIGVMPDGFRPVLATGAAMWRPMQMNRVNPARNAAVYHTVGRIRTGLPIDQAQAGLAALAGALERAHPDTDAKRAINAVPLLAQQTLAMRTPLWLLQAAVGFVLLIACVNIANLQLSRASGRTREIAVRRALGADRARIVRQLLTESLALSGCGCALGVLVGDWGLSILRRVAPEGTPRIDEVSIDGRVLLFALALALLTAVLFGLVPAAHAARERVAPTLRLGGRGQLGDGGQRIRRGLVVAELTLALVLLAGGGLLVRTFVALQRADLGFTPDRILTGFILPPQTLYKTDAARRAFYDAVIARTAALPGVQIAALSSVLPLSGDSDEDFLIEGRPEPTRGEALTTWYRVVSATYFAAMQIPLQHGRLFVDREAAPVVVISETMAKRHWPGRDPVGTRIRFGDVWATIVGVVDDVKVRGPREPGQVETYIPYWLNPEAGINVVLKTAGDPRALAEPLRRAVKEVDPGIAVASLATMDETIADSVGSSRFVATLAAVFGVLALLLAAVGIYGVMSYAVSQRTQEIGVRLALGAQERQIFALVVGESMKLAGAGLTLGLAGAVVAGRAMRGMLFGVGATDARTLAATAAVLAAVTLAAAYVPARRAMGIEPQTALRAD; this is encoded by the coding sequence ATGGGTGGATTCTGGCAGGACGTCCGCTATGCCGGACGGATGATGCTGAAGACGCGTGGGCTGAGCGCCGTCGCGGTGGCGACGCTCGCGCTCGGCATCGGCGCCAACACGGCGATCTTCTCGGTCGTCAACGGCATTCTCCTGCGTCCGCTCCCGTACCGCGAGCCCGATCGCCTCGTGATGGTCTGGCAGGACCTGCGCGCCCGTGGCGGTCCCGCGACCGAATGGTCGGGTCCGTCGCAGCAGGTCGACTGGAAGGCCGACACCGACGTGTTCGAGAACCTCGCCAGCGTACAAGGCTGGACGGCGAGCCTCGGCGGCGGCGAGATGCCCGAGTCGCTGCAGGGTGAGCAGACGACCTACGAATACTTCGATGTGCTCGGCGTCCGTCCAGCCCTAGGCCGCGTCTTCCGCGACACCGACGACGTACGCGGCGCACCGCGCGTCGTGGTCCTGAGTCACGGGCTGTGGCGGCGGCGCTTCGGCAGCGATCCCGCCGTCGTCGGCCGGTCCGTGCCGATCAACGGCGAGAGCCACGAAATCATCGGGGTCATGCCGGACGGCTTCCGGCCGGTGCTGGCGACCGGCGCGGCGATGTGGCGGCCGATGCAGATGAACCGCGTCAACCCGGCGCGCAATGCCGCGGTCTATCACACGGTCGGGCGGATACGGACTGGTCTCCCGATCGACCAGGCGCAAGCAGGACTGGCAGCGCTGGCGGGCGCACTCGAGCGAGCGCATCCCGACACCGACGCGAAGAGGGCCATCAACGCCGTGCCTCTGCTCGCGCAACAGACGCTGGCCATGCGCACGCCGCTATGGCTGCTGCAGGCTGCGGTCGGCTTCGTCCTGCTCATCGCCTGCGTCAACATCGCCAACCTGCAGCTGTCGCGCGCCTCTGGACGCACGCGCGAGATCGCCGTGCGCCGCGCCCTCGGCGCCGACCGGGCGCGCATCGTCCGGCAGCTGCTGACCGAAAGCCTGGCGCTCTCCGGATGCGGCTGCGCGCTCGGCGTCCTGGTGGGCGACTGGGGACTCTCGATTCTCAGGCGCGTCGCGCCCGAAGGCACGCCCCGCATCGACGAAGTCTCGATCGACGGGCGGGTGCTGCTGTTCGCGCTGGCGCTGGCGCTGCTCACCGCGGTTCTATTCGGCCTGGTGCCGGCAGCACACGCCGCGCGGGAGCGCGTCGCCCCGACCCTCCGGCTTGGCGGGCGCGGCCAGCTGGGAGACGGCGGCCAGCGGATCCGACGCGGCCTCGTCGTCGCGGAACTGACGCTTGCACTCGTGCTGCTGGCTGGCGGAGGGCTGCTCGTGCGGACGTTCGTCGCGCTGCAACGCGCCGACCTCGGCTTCACGCCGGATCGCATCCTGACCGGGTTCATCCTGCCGCCGCAGACGCTGTACAAGACCGATGCGGCGCGGCGTGCCTTCTACGATGCGGTCATCGCCAGGACGGCGGCGCTGCCGGGCGTCCAGATCGCGGCCCTCTCCTCGGTCCTGCCGCTGAGCGGCGACAGCGACGAGGATTTTCTCATCGAGGGCCGGCCGGAACCGACGCGGGGCGAGGCGTTGACCACGTGGTATCGCGTCGTCAGCGCCACCTACTTCGCCGCGATGCAGATCCCGTTGCAGCACGGCCGACTCTTCGTCGACCGCGAGGCAGCGCCCGTCGTCGTCATCAGTGAGACGATGGCGAAGCGCCACTGGCCTGGCCGCGATCCGGTCGGCACGCGGATTCGCTTCGGCGACGTCTGGGCGACGATCGTGGGCGTGGTCGACGACGTCAAGGTGCGCGGCCCGCGCGAGCCAGGGCAGGTCGAAACCTACATTCCCTACTGGCTCAATCCCGAGGCCGGCATCAATGTGGTGCTGAAGACCGCCGGCGATCCGCGCGCCCTCGCCGAGCCCCTGCGGCGGGCGGTGAAGGAGGTCGATCCCGGCATCGCCGTGGCCAGCCTGGCGACGATGGACGAGACGATCGCCGACTCGGTGGGCAGCAGCCGGTTCGTGGCGACGCTCGCGGCGGTCTTCGGAGTCCTCGCGCTGCTGCTGGCCGCGGTCGGGATTTACGGCGTGATGTCGTATGCCGTGTCGCAGCGGACCCAGGAGATCGGCGTGCGGCTGGCGCTCGGCGCGCAGGAGCGGCAGATCTTCGCTCTCGTCGTCGGCGAGAGCATGAAACTGGCCGGCGCCGGGCTGACGCTGGGTCTGGCGGGCGCGGTGGTCGCCGGACGCGCCATGCGCGGGATGCTGTTCGGCGTCGGCGCGACCGATGCGCGCACGCTGGCGGCGACCGCCGCGGTGCTGGCCGCCGTGACACTGGCGGCCGCCTATGTGCCGGCGCGGCGGGCCATGGGCATTGAGCCCCAAACGGCGCTCCGCGCCGACTGA
- a CDS encoding SAM-dependent methyltransferase, protein MSADSGRVPLPLSEMLDRIGLQGEPLPAAQSIGRARFGRELVQSFRTLANSLECQLADLHWKHEGSFPFIEGDVPYLVNNSGTLSADAAAVLCANCAEAPSTDPIRVLELGGGTGLFARYFLDECKRRCQNESRDYYDRLTYWITDQSPAAVAQWRERDVFGPHASHVEIRVADSSTAHALFAEPVRAVIANYLLGVLPSTVVRHCEGRWEQLYVRTWITSDVDLLRKYTARTFDEIRALADSTEPERVGQLLSLLPLVETEECFLPASPDDVSGLDARSAESRSGTWLHNMAALQCIQSLLPRLERDGFILVHDYDAGPFGAGRASPAVQRYGSTIAVGVNFAALDRHVHSAGFESLKPAGDDRLQTHPRLMLRGALPGTREVFEARFAATTRDDIAALIIEGRRQAEAGWPAEALLSYKAALERSPYDWRVVGEASKVAIQLGDHATALELARTAVALNPWYAASLWNGLGDALAGLRRDREAHECYLQGCRIHPRDVETNLRLAGSWLAHGDPSRSLEAVARGLAHDSDGMFRHLLLDKQQQAIDYLSIRWTAERQTAARKRR, encoded by the coding sequence ATGTCTGCGGACTCCGGCCGCGTCCCGCTGCCGCTCTCCGAGATGCTCGACCGCATCGGACTGCAGGGCGAGCCACTGCCGGCCGCCCAGTCCATCGGTCGGGCTCGTTTCGGACGTGAGCTGGTGCAAAGCTTCCGCACCCTGGCGAACAGCCTCGAGTGCCAGCTGGCAGACCTGCACTGGAAGCATGAGGGCAGCTTCCCGTTCATCGAAGGCGACGTGCCGTATCTCGTCAACAACAGCGGCACGTTGTCGGCGGATGCGGCCGCCGTCCTCTGCGCGAACTGCGCCGAAGCGCCATCAACGGATCCGATACGCGTCCTGGAGCTTGGGGGGGGCACTGGCCTGTTTGCCCGGTACTTTCTGGACGAATGCAAGCGCCGCTGCCAGAACGAATCGCGCGACTACTACGACCGGCTCACGTATTGGATCACCGATCAGTCTCCAGCAGCGGTGGCGCAGTGGCGCGAGCGCGACGTCTTCGGGCCGCACGCCTCCCACGTGGAGATTCGAGTCGCTGACTCGAGCACCGCGCACGCGCTCTTCGCCGAACCCGTGCGCGCCGTGATCGCCAACTATCTCCTGGGCGTGCTCCCATCGACGGTCGTCCGGCACTGTGAAGGCCGCTGGGAGCAGCTGTATGTGCGTACTTGGATCACCAGCGATGTCGATCTGCTGCGCAAGTACACCGCACGAACCTTCGACGAGATCCGTGCGTTGGCTGACTCGACAGAACCAGAGCGGGTCGGTCAACTTCTGTCGCTTCTTCCTCTGGTCGAGACCGAGGAATGCTTCCTCCCCGCCAGCCCAGATGATGTGAGCGGGTTGGACGCGCGGTCGGCCGAGAGTCGGTCCGGTACCTGGCTGCACAACATGGCTGCCCTGCAGTGCATTCAGTCGCTGCTTCCCCGCCTCGAACGAGACGGGTTCATCCTGGTTCACGACTACGATGCAGGACCGTTCGGAGCAGGGCGTGCATCACCCGCGGTCCAGCGATACGGATCGACGATAGCCGTTGGCGTCAATTTCGCTGCGCTCGACCGGCACGTTCACTCTGCCGGGTTCGAGTCGTTGAAGCCCGCCGGAGACGATCGGCTCCAGACCCATCCCCGGCTGATGCTCCGCGGCGCCCTGCCTGGCACGCGTGAGGTATTTGAAGCCAGGTTCGCCGCGACGACTCGTGACGACATCGCGGCCCTGATCATCGAGGGGCGCCGGCAGGCTGAGGCCGGATGGCCGGCAGAGGCACTCTTGAGTTACAAGGCCGCACTCGAGCGAAGTCCCTACGACTGGCGGGTGGTGGGTGAAGCGAGCAAGGTCGCCATCCAGTTGGGCGATCACGCGACGGCACTCGAACTCGCGCGAACGGCCGTGGCGCTCAATCCGTGGTACGCGGCTTCTCTGTGGAACGGGCTCGGCGACGCCCTCGCCGGTCTCAGGCGCGACCGCGAGGCGCACGAGTGTTACCTCCAGGGGTGTCGCATTCACCCTCGAGACGTCGAGACGAATCTGCGGTTGGCCGGGTCGTGGCTTGCCCACGGCGATCCCTCACGCAGTCTGGAAGCAGTCGCGCGCGGACTGGCCCATGATTCGGACGGAATGTTCCGGCACCTGCTCCTGGATAAGCAGCAGCAAGCGATAGACTATTTGTCGATCCGGTGGACAGCCGAACGTCAGACCGCGGCGCGGAAGCGGCGATAG
- a CDS encoding TfuA-like protein: protein MTVILFTGPTLSPDETGQRLEAVCLPPASQGDVYRASLRRPFAIGLIDGYFERVPAVWHKEILWAMSEGIHVFGSASMGALRAAELAPFGMIGVGAIFEAFRDGVLEDDDEVAVAHPGAEHEYRAGSEAMVNIRATLARAHTDGVLNAGAQATLERIAKQLFYPERSYDRILELAASMGVPAEELGAFHRWLPGGAVDQKRVDALAMLQAIADLMREDPGPKRVSWSFEHTVFWDEAQNAAAELPLAPADGSDGMVLAELRRDPEAAARTDAAALGWWLAAERARRDGGTIESAALLDEARTFCESRALADSMDLGRWLARNHCSRQNLEHLLAAHVRVAQARAASPSALEASLLDCLRWTGEYAVLLERARWSKAR from the coding sequence ATGACCGTCATCCTGTTTACGGGCCCGACGCTCTCTCCGGATGAAACCGGGCAGCGCCTGGAGGCCGTCTGCCTTCCGCCGGCATCGCAAGGCGACGTCTACCGCGCGTCTCTCCGGCGCCCGTTTGCGATCGGCCTCATCGATGGCTATTTCGAGCGCGTCCCCGCGGTCTGGCACAAAGAGATTCTGTGGGCGATGAGCGAGGGCATCCACGTCTTCGGCAGCGCCAGCATGGGAGCGCTTCGCGCCGCCGAACTGGCGCCATTCGGCATGATCGGCGTGGGCGCGATCTTTGAAGCGTTCCGCGATGGCGTCCTCGAAGACGACGACGAGGTCGCCGTGGCGCACCCGGGGGCCGAGCACGAGTATCGTGCTGGCTCCGAAGCGATGGTGAACATCCGTGCGACATTGGCCAGGGCGCACACCGACGGTGTACTCAACGCTGGCGCCCAGGCCACCCTCGAACGGATCGCCAAGCAGTTGTTCTATCCGGAGCGTTCCTACGATCGCATTCTGGAACTGGCCGCGTCCATGGGCGTGCCCGCAGAGGAGCTCGGAGCCTTTCATCGTTGGCTTCCCGGTGGTGCTGTCGATCAAAAGCGGGTGGACGCGCTTGCCATGCTTCAGGCCATCGCCGATTTGATGCGTGAGGATCCCGGCCCCAAACGTGTTTCCTGGAGCTTCGAGCACACGGTCTTCTGGGACGAGGCGCAGAACGCGGCCGCCGAGCTGCCGTTGGCGCCGGCGGACGGCAGCGACGGGATGGTGCTTGCCGAACTGCGCAGAGATCCGGAAGCCGCCGCGCGGACCGACGCGGCGGCGCTGGGCTGGTGGCTTGCGGCGGAACGGGCCCGGCGCGATGGCGGGACGATCGAATCGGCGGCGCTCCTCGACGAGGCACGGACGTTTTGCGAGTCGCGCGCGCTCGCCGATTCGATGGACCTCGGCCGATGGCTCGCGCGCAACCATTGCAGCCGTCAGAATCTCGAACACCTCCTCGCGGCCCACGTGCGCGTCGCTCAAGCGCGCGCCGCCTCGCCAAGTGCGCTCGAAGCGTCGCTGCTCGATTGTCTGCGGTGGACCGGCGAGTACGCCGTCCTCCTGGAGCGCGCGCGCTGGTCTAAGGCACGGTGA
- a CDS encoding YcaO-like family protein, translating into MGEHAPKGYTRGTHRQIPPRETLARVGPFLPKMGITRVANITGLDTIGIPVALACRPNSRSLAVSQGKGLDLDAAKASAVMETAESYHAENIILPLRLATFHDLRADQPVIDVDRIARPSGSAFRADLPLLWVEGEDWIHGEKMWVPFQLVHTMYTASMRFDLSCFTCSSNGLAAGNNLLEAASHAMCEVIERDADARFSRLRATEQEARCLDLKTVDDPDCQDVLARYVRAGVAVAVWDTTSDLGVAAFRCLIVDRADDPLRPVSPSMGTGCHPVRHIALLRALTEAAQSRLTVISGARDDASRHEYIVATEAAYRDTMRRRALVEGVRDFSRTPTFEAETFEEDVAQELRQLRRAGHDRMVLIDLTLPEIGLTVVRAVVPGMELESDVAGRRRSSDTAT; encoded by the coding sequence ATGGGTGAGCACGCTCCCAAGGGATACACGCGTGGCACTCATCGTCAGATCCCGCCGCGGGAGACGCTCGCCCGTGTTGGCCCCTTCCTGCCGAAGATGGGGATCACTCGCGTGGCGAACATCACGGGCCTGGATACGATCGGCATTCCCGTCGCCCTGGCCTGCCGGCCGAATTCGCGCTCGCTTGCCGTGTCGCAGGGCAAAGGGCTGGATCTCGATGCCGCGAAAGCGTCCGCCGTTATGGAAACGGCGGAAAGCTACCACGCAGAGAACATCATCCTGCCGCTGAGGCTCGCCACGTTTCATGACCTTCGCGCCGATCAGCCCGTGATCGATGTCGATCGGATTGCGCGACCTTCAGGCAGCGCATTCCGTGCCGATCTTCCACTCCTCTGGGTCGAAGGCGAAGACTGGATACACGGTGAGAAGATGTGGGTGCCGTTCCAGTTGGTTCACACGATGTACACGGCCAGCATGCGATTCGATCTGTCCTGCTTCACGTGCTCGAGCAACGGTCTGGCAGCGGGCAACAACCTCCTGGAGGCTGCATCTCACGCCATGTGCGAGGTGATCGAACGCGATGCCGACGCCCGGTTTTCCCGCTTGAGGGCAACCGAACAGGAGGCCCGTTGTCTCGACTTGAAGACGGTGGACGATCCCGATTGCCAGGACGTGCTGGCGCGCTACGTGCGGGCGGGCGTCGCCGTCGCCGTCTGGGACACGACGAGCGACCTGGGCGTGGCGGCGTTCCGGTGCCTGATTGTCGATCGCGCCGACGATCCGCTCCGGCCTGTTTCGCCGAGCATGGGGACCGGCTGCCATCCCGTGCGTCACATCGCGCTCCTCCGTGCGCTGACAGAGGCCGCGCAATCCCGCCTCACCGTCATTTCCGGCGCACGCGACGATGCATCTCGTCACGAGTACATCGTCGCGACGGAGGCGGCCTATCGGGACACCATGCGGCGGCGGGCTCTGGTCGAAGGCGTTCGGGACTTTTCCCGGACACCGACCTTCGAGGCGGAGACCTTTGAAGAAGACGTGGCCCAGGAGCTCAGGCAACTTCGACGAGCCGGTCACGATCGCATGGTTCTGATCGACCTGACGCTTCCCGAGATTGGCTTGACCGTCGTTCGGGCGGTCGTCCCCGGCATGGAGCTCGAGTCCGACGTCGCCGGACGCCGTAGGTCCTCCGACACGGCGACATGA
- a CDS encoding DUF5668 domain-containing protein, translating into MTLDASGAPSASPRPRVTVQALFGLLVIAVGVLFTLDNLEIIDARDYLQYWPAGLLAIGLLKLYQASRSGHGWVGGLIFVSISAWMLIERIVYFRIDAREIMPLFLVFLGGYMVWRGFGGRTRTRGPDNDTDFSALAIMGGAIRRSNAQQFRGADLTAVMGGCEIDLRQASIEPGSEAVIDVFAFWGGIDIKVPDDWTVVSRVVPIMGGIEDKTHAPQTADKRLVIRGLLVMGGCSVKNPRRLDA; encoded by the coding sequence ATGACGCTCGACGCTTCCGGCGCTCCGTCCGCGTCACCGCGTCCGCGCGTCACCGTGCAGGCGCTGTTCGGCCTGCTGGTGATCGCGGTGGGCGTGCTCTTCACGCTCGACAACCTCGAAATCATCGACGCGCGCGACTACCTCCAGTACTGGCCGGCGGGGCTCCTGGCGATCGGCCTGCTGAAGCTGTATCAGGCGTCGCGCAGCGGCCACGGCTGGGTCGGCGGGCTCATCTTCGTGTCGATCAGCGCATGGATGCTGATCGAGCGCATCGTCTATTTCCGCATCGACGCCCGCGAGATCATGCCGCTGTTCCTGGTGTTTCTGGGCGGGTACATGGTGTGGCGCGGCTTTGGCGGGCGTACGCGGACGCGCGGTCCCGACAACGACACCGATTTCAGCGCGCTGGCGATCATGGGCGGCGCGATCCGCCGCAGTAACGCCCAGCAGTTCCGAGGCGCCGATCTCACCGCGGTGATGGGCGGGTGCGAGATCGATCTGCGCCAGGCGTCGATCGAGCCTGGCAGCGAGGCGGTGATCGACGTGTTCGCGTTCTGGGGCGGCATCGACATCAAGGTGCCGGACGACTGGACGGTGGTGTCGCGGGTGGTGCCGATCATGGGCGGCATCGAGGACAAGACGCACGCCCCACAGACGGCCGACAAGCGGCTGGTCATCCGCGGCCTGCTGGTGATGGGCGGCTGCAGCGTCAAGAATCCGCGTCGGCTGGACGCCTGA
- a CDS encoding histidine kinase, translating to MHPILGRPWRLAVYLAIWIPLGGLLAALLALQGVFDWRDALTVAVPLSAAYGFLCLSAWYVTGGSPVDRVGPLRVAVTAVTASFVSSAVWLLLARGWMGMIASLLVRADLSGRFRAGAPTFFGFGFLLYLLAMAVSYLAAAFEVSREAERRGFELQVLAREAELRALRAQIDPHFLFNSLQSISALTTADPAAARRMCLLLADFLRETLALGARLRIPLSSELALAQRFLAIEQVRFGARLQVETAADPRADAQTVPPLVLQPLVENAVTHGIAHLLEGGEVRISTELRPSTLVITVENPCDPGRPAGRGTGLGLRNVRERLHSVYGSDASLQEGERDGRFVVRLELPL from the coding sequence ATGCACCCGATCCTCGGGCGGCCGTGGCGCCTGGCGGTCTATCTCGCCATTTGGATCCCGCTCGGCGGCCTGCTCGCGGCGCTGCTCGCGCTGCAGGGCGTGTTCGACTGGCGCGACGCGCTCACCGTCGCGGTGCCGCTGTCGGCCGCCTACGGATTCCTGTGCCTGTCGGCCTGGTACGTAACCGGGGGATCGCCGGTCGATCGGGTCGGCCCGCTGCGAGTCGCGGTGACCGCGGTGACGGCCTCGTTCGTGTCGAGCGCGGTGTGGCTGCTGCTGGCGCGCGGCTGGATGGGGATGATCGCGTCGTTGCTGGTCCGCGCCGACCTCTCCGGCCGCTTCCGCGCCGGCGCGCCGACCTTCTTCGGCTTCGGCTTCCTGCTTTATCTGCTGGCGATGGCGGTGAGCTATCTGGCCGCCGCCTTCGAGGTGTCGCGCGAGGCCGAGCGGCGTGGCTTCGAGCTGCAGGTACTGGCGCGCGAGGCGGAGCTCCGCGCGCTGCGGGCGCAGATCGATCCGCACTTCCTGTTCAACAGCCTGCAGTCGATCAGCGCCCTGACCACCGCCGATCCGGCGGCGGCGCGGCGGATGTGTCTGCTGCTCGCCGATTTCCTGCGCGAGACACTGGCGCTCGGGGCGCGCCTCCGGATTCCGCTGTCGAGCGAGCTGGCGCTGGCGCAGCGCTTTCTGGCAATCGAGCAGGTCCGCTTCGGGGCGCGGCTGCAGGTGGAGACGGCCGCCGACCCGCGCGCCGACGCGCAGACGGTGCCGCCGCTGGTGCTGCAGCCGCTCGTCGAGAACGCGGTCACGCACGGCATCGCGCACCTCCTCGAGGGCGGCGAGGTGCGCATCTCGACCGAGCTGCGTCCATCGACGCTGGTGATCACGGTGGAGAACCCGTGCGACCCGGGTCGGCCGGCCGGCCGCGGGACGGGACTGGGGTTGCGCAACGTGCGCGAACGGCTGCACAGTGTGTATGGCAGCGACGCGTCGCTGCAGGAGGGCGAGCGCGACGGCCGCTTCGTCGTCCGGCTGGAGTTGCCTCTCTGA
- a CDS encoding ABC transporter ATP-binding protein, with protein MAFFSRSSQPAAAPPPVDTEGFAPNALVGMRNIEKSYAHGTSRSYVLRRISADIKEGEFVSIMGPSGAGKSTLLHIIGMHDSAWTGEYYFLDQPVHRLGAKERAKLHKQYIGFVFQSYHLLDHLTVYENLDIPLSYRDIKKAERESMVCDILDKFAIVGKKDLYPNQLSGGQQQLVAVARAVISNPKVILADEPTGNLHSSQGKEIMELFKKLNEGGTTIVQVTHSEANATYGSRVIHLRDGWIVEE; from the coding sequence ATGGCCTTTTTCAGCCGAAGCTCGCAGCCTGCGGCGGCGCCGCCGCCGGTCGACACTGAAGGATTCGCGCCGAACGCGCTCGTCGGGATGCGCAACATCGAGAAGTCGTACGCCCACGGCACCAGCCGCAGCTACGTGCTCCGGCGCATCAGCGCCGACATCAAAGAGGGGGAGTTCGTCTCGATCATGGGGCCCTCCGGCGCCGGCAAGTCGACGCTGCTCCACATCATCGGCATGCACGACAGCGCGTGGACGGGTGAGTACTACTTTCTGGACCAGCCGGTCCACCGGCTTGGCGCCAAGGAACGCGCCAAGCTGCACAAGCAGTACATCGGCTTCGTCTTCCAGAGCTACCATCTGCTCGACCACCTGACGGTCTACGAGAACCTCGACATCCCGCTCTCCTACCGCGACATCAAGAAGGCGGAGCGCGAGAGCATGGTGTGCGACATCCTCGACAAGTTCGCGATCGTCGGGAAGAAGGACCTCTACCCCAACCAGCTCTCCGGCGGCCAGCAGCAGCTGGTGGCCGTCGCCCGCGCCGTCATCTCGAATCCGAAGGTCATCCTCGCCGACGAGCCGACCGGGAACCTGCACTCGAGCCAGGGCAAGGAGATCATGGAACTCTTCAAGAAGCTCAACGAGGGCGGGACCACGATCGTGCAGGTGACGCACTCGGAGGCGAACGCCACCTACGGGTCGCGCGTGATTCACCTGCGCGACGGCTGGATCGTCGAGGAATAG